TTGACCAGGTTTAATCGCATCTTTGTGCATCGATAATTTATTGGTACCATACTCTAAATCATATTCCATGTCTACCGTTTCACGCGGTAATTTATTCGGTTTACGAACTGGCGCGAAGCCGATTCCAAGCGAATAAGCCACTGGACAACCGATAATAAAGCCACGCGCTTCTGGTCCCACGATCACATCAATATTTAATTTTTTTGCGTATGCCACAATCTGATCCGTTGCGAATTTATAAGCCTCACCATTACTCATGAGTGGCGTGATATCTTTAAAAACAATACCTTCTTTTG
The sequence above is drawn from the Listeria weihenstephanensis genome and encodes:
- a CDS encoding adenine phosphoribosyltransferase: MNLDELRNYVAIVNDWPKEGIVFKDITPLMSNGEAYKFATDQIVAYAKKLNIDVIVGPEARGFIIGCPVAYSLGIGFAPVRKPNKLPRETVDMEYDLEYGTNKLSMHKDAIKPGQRVLITDDLLATGGTIEATIKLVEELGGVVAGCAFLIELTELEGHKKLAGYDKLILMDF